The nucleotide sequence ATCACCAGCTTGCCTTCACCGATCGTGTTTTGCAGCTGGATCGCCGCGGTACTGGTCGTCCCGTCGGGATAGAACAAGATCGGCGACGCGGTGTCCCCGATCGGTTCGTCCAGCACGGCCGTATCGGAAGCGGCGTCTTGAACCACTTGCATCGAACGGACGGTCGACGCCACCGTGATTCCGCCAAAGGTGACGTTGTCCGGCAGCGTGAATTCCTTCACCGGAATTTCGTCGGTCTGAACCGGCATCGCCATCGCCTGATCGGCGCCGGTTAATAGCGCCGAACTGCCGGGATTGATCTCAGCCGTTTCAGTGGCGTCAGAAAGAGAATTGTACGCGCGAACGCGAAAGTCACCCGTTTCCGGTACGACTTCCATCATCAACACCTTTCCCTGACGCATCGCATCGACGCGGGTCCGCGTCATTTCGATCCGCATCTGATCCGCTGCACGCTCCAACCGGCTGCCGCTAAGCAGAACATCCAGCTGGGGAAGAGCGACCGCCGCCACGGCAGTCAAAACCGCCAGGGTCAACAACATTTCCAGCAATGTGAACGCGCGAGTGGCCGGTCGATCCATGCACCGTAGATCGGCAAAATGCGGAGACATCGGTTCCTCGCGACATAAGAATCGAGCGTCGGATCAGGAACCGGTGACTGTCAAATCGTCTTCGGTGTTCATTTGTCCGTCGCTGCCGCCGCTACGCAGCTCGTACTCATTCCCATTCAGCTTGTAGACAATTTCTTTGCCCCAAGCGTCCGCGGGAACTTCATCCAAAATCGCCTTACCCCATTTTGCTTTCTGGGCCGAATCACTGGGGCCTTCGACCAGGTTGTCCAGCGTCTCGGGCAACGAGTTCATGCGAATTCGATACATCTCAATCGCTTGCTCCAACGCATTCAGTTGGGTGATCGTCGCGTTTCGGTTCGCATCGTCACCGGCACTGGACAAGTTCACCACGGCGATGCCGCCGACGACGACCAAGATCGAAAGCACCAGCAACAGTTCCAGCAGGGTGAAACCGGATCGGCGGCGTTGCGATCGGTCGCCGAGGCGTCGACGAGGGGCAGAACGGAGGCCTGGGTGATTCATGATCATTCGAAAAATTGGGGATGTCTTGACGTATCTGGCCCGTGATTCGAGACCAGGAAAAGGGGCGAAAATCGGTTCAAATCGCGTCAGCGAGGACGGTGTTGGTTTCCACCGCACACCTATTGTAACCACGGCAATCGACTCAGGTTCCGCCCGAAAACCAAGCGTCGACCGTCCCTGTCATCACGTGTCCGCCCAGGTCTTGCCAAAGGCGACGTCGACCTGCAGCGGAACATCCAACTGGACGACCCCGGTCATCGATTGTTCGACCAATTCCTGCAGTTCTTGGCGATCGTCCTGATGGACCTCGAACAATAATTCGTCGTGAATTTGCAGCAGCATGCGTGCCCGTAAAGCGGACGAACTCAGCCGCGAATGCACCTTCAACATTGCCAGCTTGATCAAATCGGCGGCTGAACCCTGGATCGGCGTGTTCACCGCGATCCGTTCCGGCTCCGTCAGGCTTCGCCGCTTGACCGGGTCCAGCTTGGCAATGTCACGGACACCCTGGACGTCGCGCCGACGCCCCAGCATGGTGGTCACGTAGCCGTTGTTCCGGCAATCGATCAGCGTCTGCGTCATGAACCTTTCGACACCTTGGTACCGCTGAAAATACAGTTCGATGTAATCGCGAGCCTCGTCTTTGCTGATGCCCAGCGTTTTCGCCAACCCGAACGGGCTTTGTCCGTAGACGATGCCGAAGTTGATCGTCTTGGCGATTCGACGCAAATCCGACGTGACGTCCGATTCCGCGATTTCGTTGACTTCCGCCGCGACCCGCGTGTGGATGTCGGCGCCGTCGTGATAGGCCGCAATCAACGCGGGATCGCCGCTGTAGTGGGCCAGCACCCGCAATTCGATCTGGGAATAGTCCGCCCCCAACAACAACCAGCCTTCATCGCCGGCGGTAAAGGCACCGCGAATGGCCCGCCCCTGGGCGGTACGGATGGGGATGTTCTGCAGATTCGGTTCGCTGCTGCTAAGCCGCCCCGTTGCGGCGACGTCTTGGCGAAACGACGTGTGGATCCGCCCCGTCTTTTCGCAAATCAAATTTGGCAAGGCGTCAATGTACGTGTTCTTCAGCTTGGTCAGCTGGCGATACTCCAGCACCTTGGCGGGCAACTCGTGGTTCACCGCCAATTCCTCCAACACCGACGCATCGGTGCTGAATCCCGTTTTTGTTTTCTTGATGACGGGTAATTTCATTTCGACGAACAGGATCTCGCTCAGTTGCTTTGGACTGTCCACGTTGAAAGCACGCGGTGACATGTCCATGATCTGCTGGTGCAATTGCTCGATCTGCGACGCAAACTGCTCGCTCATCCGACGCAGGTATTCCGCATCGACCGTGATGCCGTTGAACTCCATTTCCGCCAAGACGTCGATCAGCGGTATCTCCACGTCGGCGAACAAGTCGTTCAAGTCGGCCTGTTTCAGTTGATCCGAAATGGTGTCGGCGATACGAATCGGAACATCCACGTCTTCACAGGCATAGTCGGACACCCGGGTCACGTCGACTTGGTCCATCCGGATCTGTTTTTTGCCGGTTCCGATCAGTTCCTTGATCGACGTCGTTTGATGGTTCAAATAACGACGCGCCAAGTCGTCCAATGTGTGATTGCGACCGCCCGGGTTCAGCAAATAGTCCGCGACCATGGTGTCCACGGCAATCCCGCGAACGTTCAACCCGATGCCTCGCAACACGACCACGTCGTACTTCAGGTTCTGACCAATCTTTCGAATCGATTCTGATTCGACCACCGGTTTCAAGTGCTCCGCGACGACCCCAGGATCCAGGACTTGCTGGCCCTCCGGTGCAAGCACTGGAATGTAGGCCGCTTGACCGGGCCGCCAGGCAATGGAAATGCCCACCAGATCACTAGCCCGCGGATTGGTTCCGGTGGTTTCGGTGTCGATCGCAATCTGTTCGCACTTGGCCAATTGTTTGGCCAGCTTTTTCAATCCCGCGACCGTGTCGATCGTTGCATAGTCGGTTTCCCAGACCGCATCGGGCGTCATCGTCGATTCGCCGTCACCGAGTACTTCGGCGACACGGTCGGTCAGCCGCCGAAAGCCGAATTCCTTGAACAAAGCCTGGGCTCGCGGCAAGTCGGCCGCTTGGCGAACGCTGTAAGACCATGGAATGGGCGAATCCACATCCCGACGCAACCGAACCAGTTCGCGGCTTAACAGTGCCTGCTCGCGACCGTTCTTCAAATTTTCTTTGCGTTTCTTGCCGGACACCGAATCGGCATTGTCCAGAACGGCGTCCAGCGTGCCGAATTGCTCCAACAATTGCTGGGCCAACTTGGGGCCGATCAAGGGCACGCCCGGCACGTTGTCGACCGGATCGCCGACCAGCGATTGAAAGTCGACGACTTGATCAGGCCGAACGCCCCACAAGTCCCACAGTTCCGCCGCGTCGATTTCCTTGTCTTTGCGGATGTTGTAGACCGACACGGTATCGCTGATCAGTTGCCGGCAATCCTTGTCGCTGGTCACCACCAGACAACGCCCGCCGGCGTTTTGAACCGTTTCGGCGACGGTGGCCAGCAAGTCGTCGGCCTCAAACCCCGATTGTTCCATGATCCCGATCCCCATCGCGTCGATGGCCTGACGCAGCAGCGGAATCTGTTGCCGCAATTCATCCGGCATGGATTCCCGATGAGCCTTGTACTGGTCGAAAAGCTGATTTCGGAACGTCACCTCGCTTTTGTCAAACGCCGCAATCAGATAGTCCGGGTGCTTTCGCGAAATCAGTTCCAGCATGTCGCCGACGAAGCCATAGACCGCCGAAACCGGCAAACCGCTGGTGCTGGTCATCGGCGGCAATGCGTGAAAGACCTGATAGATCAACGAATGAGCATCGACGATGATCACCAGTTTGTCGGTCAGGTCGGGCACCGGTTCGGGCTGCGGTTCGGGCAACGGTCGTTGCAGCAAGTCGGGCAAGTGGTCGGTAGCGATCCCGGCGGCGGCCCGCCGTCGCGACCGAGCATCGGTGGACTTTGCGGCGTCTGGTTTCGTTTGGGCGGTTGCCGGTTCCGCTTCGCGGACGACGCCCGACTCTCCATCGCCACCGGACGGCGGCAGCGAAGCCCCTTCGCCAGCGGGGCCGACATCGGCTTCCGTTCCCTGATTGCCGATGACGGGGTCTGACCGGCTGCCCCCGTCGTCCTGAAACCCGTCGAACGTCATTTGTTGTGCCGCACGGTCGATCTGTTTGGTCGTCGGGGCAGGGGACGGGGCCGAATCGGCGGATCGGCGGCTGGATTTTCGGGGCATCAGGATTTCGGGGCGTCGGGGCAAAGATTCCGCGGCGGGGGGCATCGTCGCGACTGTCACAACCGACAAAAAGGCGGAATTCCCCCCCTTCGGTCGATCAAATTGTCAAAGCTGCCAGTAGAATACAGAAACGTTTCAAATAGTCTGTGGCTACTCATCGTGGTCGTCTTGTCCACGCTTTGAAAACTCGTCTTCCCCCGCGTCCGGACCGCGCCTCCTTTTTTTGGCTTCCGGACTGCACAGCCGACGTCTGCATCAACCATGGTCGCACGCGACGATTCCGTCATCCGAGGAAGCCTGATTGCCTCTCTGGTTATCCTCGTGCTTTCCTTCGCGCTGAACATTTTCCTTTGGCAGTGGGGCGGCAGCCAAGCTGACACCGCCGACCGCGCGAAGGAACAGCTCAGCAGCACCCAGCAAACGTTGCGTGTCTTGCAAAGTAAGGCGGACCTGATGAAGGCGATGCTGGGCGTGGGCGGTTCCACCGAAGCGGAACGCGAAGAGCTGATTCGCAGCGTTGGCGGCGAAGAAGACATGCAGGCGATCATTGCCCAGTACCAAACGGACATGGCCTATTTCGGCCAAGAGGTCGCTCCGCAGGACCAAAACTATCCCAAGCTGCCTGAATTCCTGGTCAGCTCCATCCGTTCGAACAACGAAATTTTGGCCAAAGCACGCCAAGACGTCGACAAAGCCCAGGAAAACGCCAAGCGTGACGTCGATAATGCTCGCTCGGCTCAAAAGGTGGCCGAAGACGCCGCGGAGAAGGCCGCCAACGACTTGGCCGACGCCCAACAAAAATTCGCCGAAGAACGTAAGGCGATGAAGGCACAAACCGAGGCAACGGCCGACAAACTGACCAAGAAAAGCCGCGAATTGCTGGCCGCGACCGATGCCGCGAAGGTCGCGGAAGACGAATTCAACAAAAAGGTCGCTCAGCTGACCTCGACCATCGAAAGCCAACGACAAGAATTGAACCGGCTTCGTAGCGACCGGTTCGAATCCTTCCAAGGCGAAGTCACGTCCGTTCGCGGTCGCAACGGCGGAAACGTCGTGATGATCAATCTTGGTGCTGCCGATCAGCTGCGTCCCAATGTGACCTTTGGGATTTTGGACGGCGACGCAACCCGACCCGAGGAAGCGGACGTCAAAGCAACGATCCGCGTGACCCGCATCCGTGATTCTCACCTGGCCAGCGCCAACGTCGTTTCACGTGCCGGTATCGCTTCACCCATTGTCGAAGGCGATAAGATTTACAGCCCATTCTGGGCCCCCGGACGACGCGTCAAAATCGCTTTGCTCGGCGACATCGACATCGATGGCGACGGCGAACCGGATAACGAAGCGGTCAAGGCACAAATCCGTGCGGCGGGTGCCGAAGTCGTCGAAACTCAGGTCGTCAACGGCCAAGTCAAGAACTTGGACAACAGCGTCCGATTCCTGGTCGAAGGCACCCGAACGGAACTGGGCGATGTGAACGCCGACCTGGCCGACGTCCAAGAAATGAACGATGAAAAGGTCCAGCAACTGGAAAACGAAGGCATCTTGATCGCCGCCGCCCAGGAAATGGGAGTCACCGTGATCCCGGCTTGGAAGCTGAATGCTTATCTGCGGACGATCGACGATTCGCTGACCACGCCACTGGGCTCGGCGGCTCGTGGCTCCGATTTCCAACCGGAAACGAACACGTTCCAGACCCGTTCGCTGCCGTCGATCTACAAACAGCAGGAAGAAGCACTTGAACGCGGCAACCAAGTCCGCATTCGCCCCTGATTCGCGGCCCGTCTCGTCGATCGACGCCCCCCGAAAGACGCCCGCTTGGTATACATAAATCCACTGATCGTGCGGCCTGTGGTCGCACTATCATGAAGGTGTTCGTGAATCACAACGATTCCAGGACACAAACCACCCCACACGCCGATGTTGCCCTAACGTCCGGCGGCCGGATTGCCCACATTTGTGGGTGACTCACACAGCCGTCACGCCAAGGTCCCACCTATGCATCCGCGTTTTTGACCAGCCAAAAACGTACCGTCCCCTGTTCGTGGATGGTCCGTCGCTAAGCGGTCGAAGAATCCCACCCGCCATGAACTTCCCGCCAAGAAAACGGGCCGCCGCGTCGCTATGCGGAGGCTGGATCGGCTTCATCCTGCTCGGTGTCATCAGTGTCGCCGCCGATGAAGGTTCGCGTTTGAATCTGTCGCCTTTGCAGGAAAAAGGCCGCGAGATT is from Crateriforma conspicua and encodes:
- a CDS encoding prepilin-type N-terminal cleavage/methylation domain-containing protein gives rise to the protein MDRPATRAFTLLEMLLTLAVLTAVAAVALPQLDVLLSGSRLERAADQMRIEMTRTRVDAMRQGKVLMMEVVPETGDFRVRAYNSLSDATETAEINPGSSALLTGADQAMAMPVQTDEIPVKEFTLPDNVTFGGITVASTVRSMQVVQDAASDTAVLDEPIGDTASPILFYPDGTTSTAAIQLQNTIGEGKLVMIRGITGEVAIVSTAVTSEG
- a CDS encoding type II secretion system protein GspG, encoding MNHPGLRSAPRRRLGDRSQRRRSGFTLLELLLVLSILVVVGGIAVVNLSSAGDDANRNATITQLNALEQAIEMYRIRMNSLPETLDNLVEGPSDSAQKAKWGKAILDEVPADAWGKEIVYKLNGNEYELRSGGSDGQMNTEDDLTVTGS
- the polA gene encoding DNA polymerase I gives rise to the protein MPRKSSRRSADSAPSPAPTTKQIDRAAQQMTFDGFQDDGGSRSDPVIGNQGTEADVGPAGEGASLPPSGGDGESGVVREAEPATAQTKPDAAKSTDARSRRRAAAGIATDHLPDLLQRPLPEPQPEPVPDLTDKLVIIVDAHSLIYQVFHALPPMTSTSGLPVSAVYGFVGDMLELISRKHPDYLIAAFDKSEVTFRNQLFDQYKAHRESMPDELRQQIPLLRQAIDAMGIGIMEQSGFEADDLLATVAETVQNAGGRCLVVTSDKDCRQLISDTVSVYNIRKDKEIDAAELWDLWGVRPDQVVDFQSLVGDPVDNVPGVPLIGPKLAQQLLEQFGTLDAVLDNADSVSGKKRKENLKNGREQALLSRELVRLRRDVDSPIPWSYSVRQAADLPRAQALFKEFGFRRLTDRVAEVLGDGESTMTPDAVWETDYATIDTVAGLKKLAKQLAKCEQIAIDTETTGTNPRASDLVGISIAWRPGQAAYIPVLAPEGQQVLDPGVVAEHLKPVVESESIRKIGQNLKYDVVVLRGIGLNVRGIAVDTMVADYLLNPGGRNHTLDDLARRYLNHQTTSIKELIGTGKKQIRMDQVDVTRVSDYACEDVDVPIRIADTISDQLKQADLNDLFADVEIPLIDVLAEMEFNGITVDAEYLRRMSEQFASQIEQLHQQIMDMSPRAFNVDSPKQLSEILFVEMKLPVIKKTKTGFSTDASVLEELAVNHELPAKVLEYRQLTKLKNTYIDALPNLICEKTGRIHTSFRQDVAATGRLSSSEPNLQNIPIRTAQGRAIRGAFTAGDEGWLLLGADYSQIELRVLAHYSGDPALIAAYHDGADIHTRVAAEVNEIAESDVTSDLRRIAKTINFGIVYGQSPFGLAKTLGISKDEARDYIELYFQRYQGVERFMTQTLIDCRNNGYVTTMLGRRRDVQGVRDIAKLDPVKRRSLTEPERIAVNTPIQGSAADLIKLAMLKVHSRLSSSALRARMLLQIHDELLFEVHQDDRQELQELVEQSMTGVVQLDVPLQVDVAFGKTWADT